From the Lolium rigidum isolate FL_2022 chromosome 2, APGP_CSIRO_Lrig_0.1, whole genome shotgun sequence genome, one window contains:
- the LOC124689786 gene encoding wall-associated receptor kinase 4-like: protein MGSSSMWMTLLLPALLVVAMAAENLTLKPGCVDKCGNVSIPYPFGIGKDCFREGFEISCGSDSVPVLVGTGQDMDIRVLNLSLSPHPVARVMLPVAWQCSNSAGNITSGSSDGAMINLNPEGVYRISRDLNELVVLGCNTLGLLASGLPGNQVYTACLAYANDLSTPQEGACWGVGCCSVDLPMGLTNNLVKMGSVGSGKLDVCPCDYAFIVDKGHYNFSKADLHMNGSQTSMPLSLDWAIRDNGKTCADAATQPGYACKSVHSECVNTKNGPGYTCNCTKGYEGNAYVDNGCTDIDECARPADYSCHGKCKNIDGHYECNCGTGYNSNDPYTETCTPKFPLPAQISIGVIGGILLLAFLSFIIIIRKERRMRHELYRRNGGPILEKASIIKLFKKEDLTPILKTSNIIGKGGFGEVYKGLIDGVWVAVKKPISGNQMESNQFANEVIIQSKVIHKNIVRLIGCCLEVDTPMLVYEFISQGSMDDILHGGEKKPLGLDARINILAASAHGLAYMHSQANTVILHGDVKPANILLDDNFMPKISDFGISRLIARDNEHAALVIGDMTYMDPVYMQSGLLTEKSDVYSFGVVILELISRKKATDPGNRSLVNRFLENHKKGKKSTELFDMEISEGSEDLLQSLTELAIKCLDLEVDQRPTMSEVAEQLVAFTRSHQVLV, encoded by the exons ATGGGAAGTTCATCAATGTGGATGACACTGCTGCTACCTGCGCTGCTCGTCGTGGCAATGGCGGCGGAGAACCTCACCCTAAAGCCAGGATGTGTGGACAAGTGCGGCAACGTCAGCATCCCCTACCCCTTCGGCATCGGCAAGGACTGCTTCCGCGAGGGCTTTGAGATCTCATGCGGCAGCGACTCAGTACCGGTCTTGGTGGGCACCGGCCAGGACATGGACATACGGGTGCTAAACCTGTCCTTGTCACCGCACCCCGTGGCCCGGGTGATGCTACCGGTGGCGTGGCAGTGCTCCAACTCCGCCGGCAACATCACCAGCGGGTCGTCCGACGGAGCGATGATCAATTTGAATCCGGAAGGCGTGTACCGCATCTCCAGAGACCTCAACGAGCTTGTCGTCCTTGGCTGCAACACCCTCGGCTTGCTCGCGAGTGGCCTGCCTGGCAACCAGGTCTACACGGCATGCCTGGCCTACGCCAATGACCTCAGCACCCCGCAGGAAGGCGCATGCTGGGGCGTCGGCTGCTGCAGCGTCGACCTCCCGATGGGGCTCACAAACAACCTTGTCAAGATGGGCTCCGTCGGCTCCGGGAAGCTGGACGTCTGCCCCTGCGACTATGCCTTCATCGTCGACAAGGGCCACTACAACTTCTCCAAGGCCGACCTCCACATGAACGGGAGCCAGACCAGCATGCCGCTGTCACTGGACTGGGCCATCCGCGACAACGGCAAGACATGCGCTGACGCAGCGACGCAGCCGGGGTACGCCTGCAAGAGTGTCCACAGTGAGTGCGTCAACACCAAGAATGGGCCTGGCTACACCTGCAACTGCACCAAAGGCTACGAAGGCAACGCTTACGTTGACAACGGATGCACCG ATATAGATGAATGTGCACGTCCAGCAGACTATTCGTGCCATGGTAAATGCAAGAACATCGACGGGCATTACGAATGCAACTGTGGTACAGGTTATAACAGCAACGACCCATATACTGAAACTTGCACTCCGAAGTTCCCATTGCCAGCACAGATTTCCATAG GTGTAATAGGTGGTATTCTTCTCTTGGCATTCCTATCATTCATTATTATCATCCGCAAAGAGAGGCGGATGAGGCATGAGTTATACAGAAGGAATGGCGGACCTATATTAGAAAAGGCTAGTATTATAAAGCTTTTCAAAAAGGAGGACCTCACGCCAATTTTAAAAACCAGCAATATTATTGGAAAAGGTGGCTTTGGTGAAGTTTACAAGGGCCTTATTGATGGAGTATGGGTCGCGGTAAAGAAACCGATTAGTGGAAATCAGATGGAGTCCAACCAATTTGCAAATGAAGTCATCATCCAATCTAAAGTTATCCACAAGAATATCGTTAGGCTCATAGGTTGCTGCCTAGAAGTCGACACCCCCATGTTAGTCTATGAGTTCATATCACAAGGAAGCATGGATGACATTCTTCATGGTGGGGAGAAGAAGCCTCTCGGCTTGGATGCGCGGATCAATATTTTAGCAGCATCAGCACACGGTCTAGCTTATATGCATTCACAAGCCAATACCGTCATCCTGCATGGTGATGTTAAGCCGGCAAATATTCTCCTGGATGATAACTTTATGCCCAAAATCTCAGACTTCGGTATATCAAGGTTGATTGCAAGAGACAACGAACATGCTGCTTTAGTCATCGGTGACATGACTTATATGGATCCAGTGTACATGCAATCAGGCTTGTTGACTGAAAAAAGCGATGTATATAGTTTTGGAGTGGTGATCCTAGAGCTCATCAGCAGGAAGAAGGCCACTGATCCAGGCAATAGAAGCTTAGTGAATAGGTTCCTTGAGAACCAcaagaagggaaagaaatcaaCCGAGCTATTTGACATGGAGATCTCAGAGGGATCTGAGGACCTTCTTCAAAGCTTGACAGAGCTTGCTATCAAATGTCTTGACCTTGAGGTGGATCAAAGACCGACAATGTCTGAAGTTGCAGAGCAACTTGTCGCATTCACTCGATCCCACCAG GTGCTCGTGTAG